One stretch of Equus caballus isolate H_3958 breed thoroughbred chromosome 24, TB-T2T, whole genome shotgun sequence DNA includes these proteins:
- the INF2 gene encoding inverted formin-2 isoform X1: MISEGCWAGQGLHSLGVDIYRPRVPGLTPTRQSGTLSSKIGHRTEAGASLGSHLDPGLKHLHPESFPLPKALPPSPARALPTHQPACNLHAAGLRRDPSRQNQPTATLHPHRLISPSLQPSEFGKMSVKEGAQRKWAALKEKLGPQDSDPTEANLENADPELCIRLLQMPSVVNYSGLRKRLESSDGSWMVQFLEQNGLDLLLEALARLSGRGVARIADALLQLTCVSCVRAVMNSQQGIQYILSTQAYVRQLSLALDTSNVMVKKQVFELLAALCIYSPEGHALALDALDHYKMVCSRQYRFSVIMSELSDSSNVPYVVTLLSVINAIILGPEDLRARTQLRSEFIGLQLLDVLTRLRDLEDADLLIQLEAFEEAKAEDEEELLRVCGGIDMNSHQEVFASLFHKVSCSPASAHLLSVLQGLLHLEPTLRSSQLLWEALESLVNRAVLLASDAQECSLEEMVERLLSVKGRPRPSSLDKAHKGIQADLGQSRRGSFPQNTGAPKAWVEDQQPAGALSSLLAVSTQDTGHIMASQLTALEQRVPTPLPPAPPLPGATTGPPPPPLPPPPPPPPLLGPAVCPPPPPPPPLPGPTVCLPPPPPPPLPGPTVCLPPPPPPPLPGPTVCLPPPPPPPLPGPTVCPPPPPPPPLPGPTVCLLPPPPPPLPNSSGTAPPPPPPLPSVGCPPPPPPLPGTGCPPPPPPLPGTSGPPAAGGMEEVIVAQVDHRLGSAWVPSHRRVNPPTLRMKKLNWQKLPSNVAREGNSMWASLSSLGAEVVEPDFSSIEQLFSFPVAKPKEPAAAPARKEPKEITFLDSKKSLNLNIFLKQFKCSNEEVTAMIQAGDTTKFDVEVLKQLLKLLPEKHEIENLRSFTEDRTKLASADQFYLLLLGIPCYQLRVECMLLCEGTAVVLDMVQPKAQLVLAACESLLTGHQLPIFCQLILKIGNFLNYGSHTGDADGFKISTLLKLTETKSQQSRVTLLHHVLEEVEKSHPDLLQLPQDLEKPSQAAGINLEIIHSESSTNLQKLLEMERKVSSSIPEVQEQYAQRLQASIAASRALEEVFQAIEQKKLELASYLCEDAQQLSLEDTFSTMKTFRDLFIRALKENKDRKEQAAKAERRKQQLAEEEARRPRDEDGKPVRKGGRKQEEVCVIDALLADIRKGFQLRKTARGRGDAEGGGRAAAAEPRRDRAPVTTSDPMGGPRAGTSCPPSEPGLDTAVATEPRGWDLVDATVPSPQPTVDPPEEGGPRPLERRSSWYVDASDFLTLEEPAGSEPPGSEPSAGAWPVGLGDAQALKPLQFASDKPPGAMGSSQDTEDPTVSRGTDQAEADSTGEGPEDAAAHGHSAGLPAIVPGGDGDEDEEDTAPDSALDTSLDKSFSEDVVTDSSGSGTLPRARGRASKGPGKRRKKRPTRGQDEVAPDSDDNKTKRLCAIQ; the protein is encoded by the exons TTTGGCAAGATGTCAGTGAAGGAGGGAGCTCAGCGCAAGTGGGCAGCGCTCAAGGAGAAGCTGGGGCCGCAGGACTCGGACCCCACGGAGGCCAACCTGGAGAACGCCGACCCCGAGCTGTGCATCCGGCTGCTCCAGATGCCCTCCGTGGTCAACTACTCCGGCCTGCGCAAGCGCCTGGAGAGCAGCGACGGCAGCTGGATGGTGCAGTTCCTGGAGCAGAATGGCCTGGACCTGCTGCTGGAGGCGCTGGCGCGGCTATCAGGCCGCGGCGTGGCCCGCATCGCCGACGCCCTGCTGCAGCTCACCTGCGTCAGCTGCGTGCGCGCCGTCATGAACTCGCAGCAGGGTATCCAGTACATCCTCAGCACCCAGGCCTACGTGCGCCAGCTCTCCCTGG CTCTGGACACATCCAACGTGATGGTCAAGAAGCAAGTGTTTGAGCTGCTGGCTGCCCTGTGCATCTACTCGCCCGAGGGCCACGCCCTGGCCCTGGACGCCCTGGACCATTACAAG ATGGTGTGCAGCCGCCAGTACCGCTTCAGCGTCATCATGAGTGAGCTCTCCGACAGCAGCAACGTGCCGTATGTGGTCACTCTGCTCAGCGTGATTAACGCCATCATCCTGGGCCCCGAGGACCTCCGCGCCCGCACCCAGCTGCGGAGCGAGTTCATCG GGCTGCAGCTGCTGGACGTTTTGACGCGGCTGCG AGATCTGGAAGATGCCGACCTGCTGATCCAGCTTGAGGCCTTCGAGGAGGCCAAGGCCGAGGATGAGGAGGAGCTGTTGCGTGTCTGTGGCGGCATTGACATGAACAGCCACCAGGAGGTCTTTGCCTCCCTGTTCCACAag GTGAGCTGCTCCCCGGCATCCGCCCATCTGCTGTCGGTGCTGCAGGGCCTCCTGCACCTGGAGCCCACCCTCCGCTCCAGCCAGCTGCTCTGGGAGGCCCTGGAGAGCCTGGTGAACCGGGCTGTGCTCCTGGCCAGTGACG CCCAGGAATGCTCCCTGGAGGAGATGGTCGAGCGGCTCCTGTCCGTCAAGGGGCGGCCCCGCCCGAGCTCGCTGGACAAGGCCCACAAGGGCATCCAGGCCGACCTAGGCCAGAGTCGGAGGGGCAGCTTTCCCCAGAACACGGGTGCCCCAAAGGCGTGGGTGGAGGACCAGCAGCCGGCAGGGGCCCTCAGCAGCCTGCTCGCTGTCAGCACGCAGGACACCGGCCACATCATGGCTTCACAGCTGACAGCCTTAGAGCAGCGGGTGCCCACCCCACTCCCGCCTGCACCGCCCCTCCCCGGCGCCACCACTgggcctcctccccctcctcttccccccccacccccaccaccgcCACTGCTAGGACCAGCcgtgtgccccccaccccctccaccaccCCCATTGCCAGGACCAACCGTgtgcctcccaccccctccaccacCCCCATTGCCAGGACCAACCGTgtgcctcccaccccctccaccacCCCCATTGCCAGGACCAACCGTgtgcctcccaccccctccaccacCCCCATTGCCAGGACCAACCGtgtgtcccccaccccctccaccaccCCCACTGCCAGGACCAACCGTGTGCCTCCTACCCCCTCCACCACCCCCATTGCCTAACTCTAGTGGGACcgcacctcccccaccccctccactgcCAAGCGTGGgatgcccacccccacccccaccgctgCCCGGCACGGGatgcccccctccacccccacccctgcccggCACCTCTGGGCCCCCTGCGGCGGGTGGCATGGAGGAGGTCATCGTGGCTCAGGTGGACCACCGCCTGGGCTCCGCCTGGGTGCCAAGCCACCGACGGGTGAACCCGCCCACGCTGCGCATGAAGAAGCTGAACTGGCAGAAGCTGCCATCCAACGTGGCACGAG AGGGCAACTCCATGTGGGCCTCGCTGAGCAGCCTGGGCGCTGAGGTGGTGGAGCCAGACTTCTCCAGCATCGAGCAGCTCTTCTCCTTCCCTGTGGCCAAGCCCAAGGAGCCAGCTGCAGCCCCGGCCAGGAAGGAGCccaaggag ATCACTTTTCTGGACTCCAAGAAGAGCCTGAACCTCAACATCTTCCTGAAGCAGTTTAAATG CTCCAACGAGGAGGTCACCGCTATGATCCAGGCGGGAGACACCACCAAGTTCGACGTGGAGGTGCTCAAACAGCTCCTCAAGCTCCTTCCTGAGAAGCACGAG ATCGAGAACCTGCGCTCCTTCACCGAGGATCGAACCAAGCTGGCCAGTGCCGACCAGTTTTACCTCCTCCTGTTGGGCATTCCCTG CTACCAGCTGCGGGTCGAGTGCATGCTGCTGTGTGAGGGCACGGCCGTCGTGCTGGACATGGTGCAGCCCAAGGCCCAGCTGGTGCTCGCCGCCTGCGAGA GCCTGCTCACCGGCCACCAGCTGCCCATCTTCTGCCAGCTGATCCTGAAAATCGGAAACTTCCTCAACTAC GGCAGCCACACCGGTGATGCCGACGGCTTCAAGATCAGCACGCTGCTGAAGCTCACAGAGACCAAGTCCCAGCAGAGCCGCGTGACGCTGCTGCACCACGTGCTGGAG GAGGTGGAGAAGAGCCACCCGGACCTCCTGCAGCTGCCCCAGGACCTGGAGAAGCCCTCCCAGGCAGCCGG GATCAACCTTGAGATCATCCACTCGGAGTCCAGCACCAACCTGCAGAAGCTTCTGGAGATGGAGCGGAAGGTGTCCTCTTCCATCCCAGAGGTGCAGGAGCAGTATGCCCAGCGCCTCCAG GCCAGCATCGCAGCCTCCCGGGCACTGGAGGAGGTGTTCCAGGCGATTGAGCAGAAGAAGCTGGAGCTGGCCAGCTACCTGTGTGAGGACGCCCAGCAGCTGTCCCTGGAGGACACCTTCAGCACCATGAAGACCTTCCGCGACCTCTTCATCCGTGCCCTGAAG GAGAACAAGGACAGGAAGGAGCAGGCGGCAAAGGCcgagaggaggaagcagcagctgGCAGAGGAGGAGGCACGGAGGCCACGGGACGAGGACGGGAAGCCTG tcaggaagggaggcaggaagcaggaggaagtGTGTGTCATCGATGCCCTGCTGGCCGAcatcaggaaaggcttccagCTGCGGAAGACAGCCCGAGGCCGAGGGGACGCAGAGGGGGGCGGCAGGGCGGCCGCTGCTGAGCCCCGGAGGGACAGGGCGCCTG TGACTACCAGTGACCCCATGGGAGGTCCCAGGGCAGGCACCAGCTGCCCACCCTCTGAGCCTGGTCTTGACACTGCGGTGGCCACAGAGCCCCGTGGCTGGGACCTTGTGGATGCCACTGTGCCCAGCCCGCAGCCCACGGTAGACCCACCGGAGGAGGGCGGCCCCAGGCCCCTGGAGAGGCGTTCTTCCTGGTACGTCGATGCCAGCGACTTCCTGACCCTGGAGGAGCCCGCAGGCTCCGAGCCCCCGGGCTCCGAGCCCTCTGCGGGGGCCTGGCCAGTAGGACTGGGAGACGCTCAAGCCCTGAAGCCCCTCCAGTTCGCCAGTGACAAGCCCCCCGGGGCCATGGGTTCAAGCCAAGACACTGAGGACCCCACAGTTTCGCGGGGCACCGACCAGGCCGAGGCTGACAGCACAGGCGAAGGGCCAGAGGACGCGGCTGCCCATGGCCACAGTGCTGGCCTCCCCGCGATTGTCCCCGGGGGGGATGGGGACGAGGACGAGGAGGACACAGCCCCAGATTCCGCGCTGGACACATCCCTGGACAAGTCCTTCTCAGAGGATGTGGTGACTGACTCCTCAGGGTCTGGCACCCTCCCCAGGGCCCGGGGCCGGGCCTCAAAGGGGCCAGGCAAGAGGAGGAAGAAGCGGCCCACCAGGGGCCAGGACG AGGTTGCCCCTGACTCTGAcgataataaaacaaaaaggctgTGTGCGATCCAGTAA
- the INF2 gene encoding inverted formin-2 isoform X2, with the protein MISEGCWAGQGLHSLGVDIYRPRVPGLTPTRQSGTLSSKIGHRTEAGASLGSHLDPGLKHLHPESFPLPKALPPSPARALPTHQPACNLHAAGLRRDPSRQNQPTATLHPHRLISPSLQPSEFGKMSVKEGAQRKWAALKEKLGPQDSDPTEANLENADPELCIRLLQMPSVVNYSGLRKRLESSDGSWMVQFLEQNGLDLLLEALARLSGRGVARIADALLQLTCVSCVRAVMNSQQGIQYILSTQAYVRQLSLALDTSNVMVKKQVFELLAALCIYSPEGHALALDALDHYKMVCSRQYRFSVIMSELSDSSNVPYVVTLLSVINAIILGPEDLRARTQLRSEFIGLQLLDVLTRLRDLEDADLLIQLEAFEEAKAEDEEELLRVCGGIDMNSHQEVFASLFHKVSCSPASAHLLSVLQGLLHLEPTLRSSQLLWEALESLVNRAVLLASDAQECSLEEMVERLLSVKGRPRPSSLDKAHKGIQADLGQSRRGSFPQNTGAPKAWVEDQQPAGALSSLLAVSTQDTGHIMASQLTALEQRVPTPLPPAPPLPGATTGPPPPPLPPPPPPPPLLGPAVCPPPPPPPPLPGPTVCLPPPPPPPLPGPTVCLPPPPPPPLPGPTVCLPPPPPPPLPGPTVCPPPPPPPPLPGPTVCLLPPPPPPLPNSSGTAPPPPPPLPSVGCPPPPPPLPGTGCPPPPPPLPGTSGPPAAGGMEEVIVAQVDHRLGSAWVPSHRRVNPPTLRMKKLNWQKLPSNVAREGNSMWASLSSLGAEVVEPDFSSIEQLFSFPVAKPKEPAAAPARKEPKEITFLDSKKSLNLNIFLKQFKCSNEEVTAMIQAGDTTKFDVEVLKQLLKLLPEKHEIENLRSFTEDRTKLASADQFYLLLLGIPCYQLRVECMLLCEGTAVVLDMVQPKAQLVLAACESLLTGHQLPIFCQLILKIGNFLNYGSHTGDADGFKISTLLKLTETKSQQSRVTLLHHVLEEVEKSHPDLLQLPQDLEKPSQAAGINLEIIHSESSTNLQKLLEMERKVSSSIPEVQEQYAQRLQASIAASRALEEVFQAIEQKKLELASYLCEDAQQLSLEDTFSTMKTFRDLFIRALKENKDRKEQAAKAERRKQQLAEEEARRPRDEDGKPVRKGGRKQEEVCVIDALLADIRKGFQLRKTARGRGDAEGGGRAAAAEPRRDRAPVTTSDPMGGPRAGTSCPPSEPGLDTAVATEPRGWDLVDATVPSPQPTVDPPEEGGPRPLERRSSWYVDASDFLTLEEPAGSEPPGSEPSAGAWPVGLGDAQALKPLQFASDKPPGAMGSSQDTEDPTVSRGTDQAEADSTGEGPEDAAAHGHSAGLPAIVPGGDGDEDEEDTAPDSALDTSLDKSFSEDVVTDSSGSGTLPRARGRASKGPGKRRKKRPTRGQDGLRPKPKAK; encoded by the exons TTTGGCAAGATGTCAGTGAAGGAGGGAGCTCAGCGCAAGTGGGCAGCGCTCAAGGAGAAGCTGGGGCCGCAGGACTCGGACCCCACGGAGGCCAACCTGGAGAACGCCGACCCCGAGCTGTGCATCCGGCTGCTCCAGATGCCCTCCGTGGTCAACTACTCCGGCCTGCGCAAGCGCCTGGAGAGCAGCGACGGCAGCTGGATGGTGCAGTTCCTGGAGCAGAATGGCCTGGACCTGCTGCTGGAGGCGCTGGCGCGGCTATCAGGCCGCGGCGTGGCCCGCATCGCCGACGCCCTGCTGCAGCTCACCTGCGTCAGCTGCGTGCGCGCCGTCATGAACTCGCAGCAGGGTATCCAGTACATCCTCAGCACCCAGGCCTACGTGCGCCAGCTCTCCCTGG CTCTGGACACATCCAACGTGATGGTCAAGAAGCAAGTGTTTGAGCTGCTGGCTGCCCTGTGCATCTACTCGCCCGAGGGCCACGCCCTGGCCCTGGACGCCCTGGACCATTACAAG ATGGTGTGCAGCCGCCAGTACCGCTTCAGCGTCATCATGAGTGAGCTCTCCGACAGCAGCAACGTGCCGTATGTGGTCACTCTGCTCAGCGTGATTAACGCCATCATCCTGGGCCCCGAGGACCTCCGCGCCCGCACCCAGCTGCGGAGCGAGTTCATCG GGCTGCAGCTGCTGGACGTTTTGACGCGGCTGCG AGATCTGGAAGATGCCGACCTGCTGATCCAGCTTGAGGCCTTCGAGGAGGCCAAGGCCGAGGATGAGGAGGAGCTGTTGCGTGTCTGTGGCGGCATTGACATGAACAGCCACCAGGAGGTCTTTGCCTCCCTGTTCCACAag GTGAGCTGCTCCCCGGCATCCGCCCATCTGCTGTCGGTGCTGCAGGGCCTCCTGCACCTGGAGCCCACCCTCCGCTCCAGCCAGCTGCTCTGGGAGGCCCTGGAGAGCCTGGTGAACCGGGCTGTGCTCCTGGCCAGTGACG CCCAGGAATGCTCCCTGGAGGAGATGGTCGAGCGGCTCCTGTCCGTCAAGGGGCGGCCCCGCCCGAGCTCGCTGGACAAGGCCCACAAGGGCATCCAGGCCGACCTAGGCCAGAGTCGGAGGGGCAGCTTTCCCCAGAACACGGGTGCCCCAAAGGCGTGGGTGGAGGACCAGCAGCCGGCAGGGGCCCTCAGCAGCCTGCTCGCTGTCAGCACGCAGGACACCGGCCACATCATGGCTTCACAGCTGACAGCCTTAGAGCAGCGGGTGCCCACCCCACTCCCGCCTGCACCGCCCCTCCCCGGCGCCACCACTgggcctcctccccctcctcttccccccccacccccaccaccgcCACTGCTAGGACCAGCcgtgtgccccccaccccctccaccaccCCCATTGCCAGGACCAACCGTgtgcctcccaccccctccaccacCCCCATTGCCAGGACCAACCGTgtgcctcccaccccctccaccacCCCCATTGCCAGGACCAACCGTgtgcctcccaccccctccaccacCCCCATTGCCAGGACCAACCGtgtgtcccccaccccctccaccaccCCCACTGCCAGGACCAACCGTGTGCCTCCTACCCCCTCCACCACCCCCATTGCCTAACTCTAGTGGGACcgcacctcccccaccccctccactgcCAAGCGTGGgatgcccacccccacccccaccgctgCCCGGCACGGGatgcccccctccacccccacccctgcccggCACCTCTGGGCCCCCTGCGGCGGGTGGCATGGAGGAGGTCATCGTGGCTCAGGTGGACCACCGCCTGGGCTCCGCCTGGGTGCCAAGCCACCGACGGGTGAACCCGCCCACGCTGCGCATGAAGAAGCTGAACTGGCAGAAGCTGCCATCCAACGTGGCACGAG AGGGCAACTCCATGTGGGCCTCGCTGAGCAGCCTGGGCGCTGAGGTGGTGGAGCCAGACTTCTCCAGCATCGAGCAGCTCTTCTCCTTCCCTGTGGCCAAGCCCAAGGAGCCAGCTGCAGCCCCGGCCAGGAAGGAGCccaaggag ATCACTTTTCTGGACTCCAAGAAGAGCCTGAACCTCAACATCTTCCTGAAGCAGTTTAAATG CTCCAACGAGGAGGTCACCGCTATGATCCAGGCGGGAGACACCACCAAGTTCGACGTGGAGGTGCTCAAACAGCTCCTCAAGCTCCTTCCTGAGAAGCACGAG ATCGAGAACCTGCGCTCCTTCACCGAGGATCGAACCAAGCTGGCCAGTGCCGACCAGTTTTACCTCCTCCTGTTGGGCATTCCCTG CTACCAGCTGCGGGTCGAGTGCATGCTGCTGTGTGAGGGCACGGCCGTCGTGCTGGACATGGTGCAGCCCAAGGCCCAGCTGGTGCTCGCCGCCTGCGAGA GCCTGCTCACCGGCCACCAGCTGCCCATCTTCTGCCAGCTGATCCTGAAAATCGGAAACTTCCTCAACTAC GGCAGCCACACCGGTGATGCCGACGGCTTCAAGATCAGCACGCTGCTGAAGCTCACAGAGACCAAGTCCCAGCAGAGCCGCGTGACGCTGCTGCACCACGTGCTGGAG GAGGTGGAGAAGAGCCACCCGGACCTCCTGCAGCTGCCCCAGGACCTGGAGAAGCCCTCCCAGGCAGCCGG GATCAACCTTGAGATCATCCACTCGGAGTCCAGCACCAACCTGCAGAAGCTTCTGGAGATGGAGCGGAAGGTGTCCTCTTCCATCCCAGAGGTGCAGGAGCAGTATGCCCAGCGCCTCCAG GCCAGCATCGCAGCCTCCCGGGCACTGGAGGAGGTGTTCCAGGCGATTGAGCAGAAGAAGCTGGAGCTGGCCAGCTACCTGTGTGAGGACGCCCAGCAGCTGTCCCTGGAGGACACCTTCAGCACCATGAAGACCTTCCGCGACCTCTTCATCCGTGCCCTGAAG GAGAACAAGGACAGGAAGGAGCAGGCGGCAAAGGCcgagaggaggaagcagcagctgGCAGAGGAGGAGGCACGGAGGCCACGGGACGAGGACGGGAAGCCTG tcaggaagggaggcaggaagcaggaggaagtGTGTGTCATCGATGCCCTGCTGGCCGAcatcaggaaaggcttccagCTGCGGAAGACAGCCCGAGGCCGAGGGGACGCAGAGGGGGGCGGCAGGGCGGCCGCTGCTGAGCCCCGGAGGGACAGGGCGCCTG TGACTACCAGTGACCCCATGGGAGGTCCCAGGGCAGGCACCAGCTGCCCACCCTCTGAGCCTGGTCTTGACACTGCGGTGGCCACAGAGCCCCGTGGCTGGGACCTTGTGGATGCCACTGTGCCCAGCCCGCAGCCCACGGTAGACCCACCGGAGGAGGGCGGCCCCAGGCCCCTGGAGAGGCGTTCTTCCTGGTACGTCGATGCCAGCGACTTCCTGACCCTGGAGGAGCCCGCAGGCTCCGAGCCCCCGGGCTCCGAGCCCTCTGCGGGGGCCTGGCCAGTAGGACTGGGAGACGCTCAAGCCCTGAAGCCCCTCCAGTTCGCCAGTGACAAGCCCCCCGGGGCCATGGGTTCAAGCCAAGACACTGAGGACCCCACAGTTTCGCGGGGCACCGACCAGGCCGAGGCTGACAGCACAGGCGAAGGGCCAGAGGACGCGGCTGCCCATGGCCACAGTGCTGGCCTCCCCGCGATTGTCCCCGGGGGGGATGGGGACGAGGACGAGGAGGACACAGCCCCAGATTCCGCGCTGGACACATCCCTGGACAAGTCCTTCTCAGAGGATGTGGTGACTGACTCCTCAGGGTCTGGCACCCTCCCCAGGGCCCGGGGCCGGGCCTCAAAGGGGCCAGGCAAGAGGAGGAAGAAGCGGCCCACCAGGGGCCAGGACG GCCTCAGGCCCAAGCCCAAAGCCAAGTGA